CAATTCATGGTGACGTCATTTACGTTAGAACACACTCAACTGCGATATTGAGCAACGATCACGGAAGAACTTCGTTTGCTGGATGGTTGATTTCTAATTAAAATAAAGCGCTTAAATATTGTTTTGGAGTATCTTTAAAAAGTATCTGATAAAACTGAGAATTAAATTGGGGAATagatcaaagaaacaacaaccctatcaaagagcagaaatcagcagaagaccaccaatgggtcctcAACGCAGCGAGAATattccgcacccggaggtgggcgTAATCAGGCTCCTAAATAAAATGTTATGTTTATTTATTGAGGCACATTGTTGATGCTTAACATAAACGATAAACCGAACCACATTTTGGTCGTTCTTTTATTTTCGTTTATACTCTGTGGTTACAATATAATAATCTGGGCATATATTCAATAATGAACTACTTCACTTACATAGACACCAGGTCGCACATTAATGTTCGTCTATATCATGTGGTTTATATTAACTGGACAAAAATCCAATAATAGACGACtaaaaagtggggggggggggggggggggggaactgGAGATATTCATACTTGACACATTTGAATGCAAAAGAACAGCATTTGTATTGCTTTGTTCATCTCAGAGTGGAAATTGTGACCCACATTTACTCAAAATTGCACTTCCTATATGTTCTTGGTAACGGGCTGAGTGACCTTCGTTACTGGAAGTCGATAACAATATATTAAAGAAACTTCAGATGAAAGGTGAACATTTCGACCAGATTTTAGATATTTCAGATTCTGACCTATATGACAGTAATAAAAATGAATTCAGTTCAAATTAATCGTCATTATTGCTAAATAGGAATCTGTGACACttgcacacatttttttttcttatgatcACAGCATTTAACAAGAACGCATGTTATGTCCATTTTTGATGGAGATATAACGATAAGGTGTACCAGCAACAGCAATGTATCATTCTGCATATTAAAATTACATTCCCAATaatctgaaaacaaaaaaaacaatgctAAATACTAGTACCAGAAAACAAAGCAATAATATCGCTTCTACGTCATTACgaagtattttgtaaaaagactttttttttaaacaatatgatgtCATATCCTTTCTCATAACATTCCTAGGATTATTGGGGTATGGAAAAATTGTCACTTAGGTTACTTATCTGACCGGCAATAAACCATTGCCAAAGTGGTTGCCATTTTGCATGTGTGGTATGTGTAAATAATagggatgtcaacgagtactcgagtactcgagtactcgaaTATCGCTCGGTAGTACCGAGTATCGAATACTTAAATAATACTCGATTAATCGGTTCCCTGTTAAAACGGTGTAACTTTCTTTCTAAagcttaataaaaacaaaatgtttttttttttgagagcACCTCCCGggaaattagaaaataaaaataaaattacgaTTTGaatgtttgtgttttaataaCTGAATGTCTTTTAAAATGCCTTCAATCAGAGGCAGTCTATGAACAAGAGCACTTTCCCAAGGCTTACACTTTAAGCTATCCTTAGTTATTTCTTCACCTTTGTACTGTCAGGGCATATGTTTTCATCAGCAGGACTGTTTATAGCTACGAAAATAAGTTGAGAAATCACCTCGTCCAAGAAAtagttgacaatttttttaatatttttaaataggAACAAATTCGTTGCACCCTGTCTCGGCCGTCAGAAAATTATTGAAGGCATCGGTAAGTTCTAATCATCACCCCAAATCACCACCCCTTTGttgatcattaaatgtgtttgtttactgttgtttgagtaatcatttttctatagatatttattaatttcttgATTAGATTTTTGCCAGTTTATAtatttagtacatgtagtaaattAGCTATTAATTATGGTATAAGAGTCCTTGGACTATTATCTAGTCCAAGGTAAAAATTTTGAGGGTTTAACGTTCATAAGACAACGACCCAAAAAAACATGACCAGTACTCGCTCGGTAAATGTGTTACcgagcgagtactcgagtatcgctaGGTAAATCAAACGAGTACTCGATTAGTAAACTTCACCGAGTTGACATCCCTAATAAATAAGCATGTTCGGTCGTAAAGGGGTTGTAAAATTCAATGTTACCGAAGGAGGCAAAAAACTAAAGAATCATTGCAATTATTTGCCAAGGTGCACTGGTCATTTAAGGGGCCTTTTTTGGCTTGTATTGTGGCACGAGTTGTTGTGCGGGGCAAATTTATAATAGTCCTCTGTGAACCGGTTTTATAATGAATGGAGAATTATACTGCTTTATTTTAGTCTGATGAACATATATATTTCACGTAGACTTTTCATTGATTATGACCTTTGTTTGATTCTTTTGAAAACTCTACCTATCAATGATGATTGAGATTTTTGCAATGATTTAATTTTTAGCCGTAGAAACTGCGCAATTATTATGACAGGTCTGTTACACAAGTTATGAAAATATATTTCGGTGACATAATTGTCTAAAAGTGATAACCTTCTGGTTCAATGACAAagattatttctattttaatcaAGTAATTGTGACTTTGACTTGTCTATTTCAGACTTATTCTACATTTGCATTAGCAAAACATACCAGGTCGGATGTCTTTAATTGTGTTTTTGCTGTTGTTTGTTAGTTGTTCCAATGCATCATTGGAGGAACTAGAGACCCGGATTCAAAACATGGAAAGGATATTGCAGCACCAGAATTACCGTATCAAACAACTGGAACATACCGTGTCCAGTCAAACAACCGAGATAAAGGAGCTGAATGGTGAATTGGTTGGCGTTAAATCGGAGAATTTGGACAGAtttctattttaaagaaaatagtaTTGGAAAGTTTCCATCAACAGTCGAAACAAGAAGTAGATCCTGAGGTGCATGATAATCTGATTCATTTTGACAAACGTAAGTgaaatttattaataaataatagGTAAGCTTGCCCACAAAAGCACTAAAACAGCGAGACAAACGAAATGCATTGGACAGTAAAAACGAATACGAATAGACAACGACATGGCAATCGAATGAAAAACGAGCAAAAGACAAGCATCTGTACAAAAAACTAAACCCAGAAAAATATAAAGACTGGATAATACAAATCCTACCAAAAACCGAGTGTGGTATCAGATCAAGAATAAGCAGATCCTTTTTCTTATTTGGTACCCGTCATGTTACTCGTGTAGATACAAAACCTGTACCAGGATTACTTAgacatttaagaaaattaagtcgcatatttagaatatttattgACTCATtaattttgatgatatttttatCTTTACATGTGACTTTCCAGATAAAAGACTTCTTGAGAGTATCGATCCTTCTCCGGTCCCTGTTCATACCACAGCGTTCTACGCATACATGGGTGGGGCATTAACAACACAGGACCAAGACCGAACCTTAATATTTAATATAgttaaaacaaacatacatgACGCCTACAATCCACACAACGGAATTTTCACAGTCCCGTTTAATGGTGTGTATGGTTTTACGTTTAGTGTAAGGGAGGACGGCAGGAGCTATGGTTCATACGAAATAATGAACAAAGGTGTACCTGTAGGTTCAGCGATAGGTATTGTTGAGGGTACCAATATTCAGCAACAAGTGATCGGGACAGTTATAATTTCAGCAGATAAAGGTGACGAAATTTCCGTTAGAACACACTCAAGTCTCCCACACAATGGTTTAATACTGAGTAACACTCATGGCAGATCTATGTTTGCTGGATGGTTAATATCTCATTAAAGATTTTTAACTTCATGATGGTTTTATGTTttcattcaaaagtaaaaaaaagcatATGCTGTTATATGTCGATTATATTTATTAACTAAGGCGTGAAGAAAATGCGTAACTCAGTCGAGTCTCGTTTTTCTTCCATAGCCACtaagtcagattttttttactcttgtttatattaataaaaaggcacatgtttttaaatttacatcAACTCGACAAAAATCCAATAACATCGACATCAATATTAATATAACTACGAAACAATTACAAATAGGTGATACACGTACTTGACAATTTCTATAAAAAGGAGCACCGTCTTGTTGTTCTTCTCTTTCTAAAAATCACCCCAATGATGAATTGGGAATAGTAATATCGGGGTCCGCAAGGCAAAATATCTGTGCTCGtccaatatacctttttttttctagtggcagtccaatcaatcaatcttctaAAACTCGTTTTAGAAACTCAATGTATACCAAAAGGTTTAGCTCACATCTTTATTCCTACTCAGGAACTACGCCACTTACACTATTGACGTCATACCACAATCTCTTTTCTTTTGTGTCATCAGACATTTTCTCATGTGACATATGCAGTTTACGGAAATGTTAATGTGTTGCAGATATATGTAGTGGAATAGGATACATATTTGTTGTTACCGTCATGACCTTTGGGTGTCTTCAATAGACCATCATGACTTTAACAACGAGAAAATCTCAAACTGTATATTGAGCTTTGATAGTCTCCGATAGGACACAGTTTAACATATACATGGGGTTTGTGTTGTACCccaatttgtgacatttttacttattgtgtttgttttgttcacacatagttgtcaatataatggaatggatgcgactgtcatacaagtgagaggtttatctagctttaAAATCAGatttattccaccattttctacataagaaaattcctgtaccagggcagaatatgacagttgtaatccttTCGTTTAGTGTGGTTCAgcttttgttttgccatttgattaggaaagtcgtaaataatatttaaatcaaataaaaatatatcaagcTGATATTCATGTAATATGTGTCATTGAAAAATTTGCAATAAACAATAAATCCATggtttgaagaaaacaaaaaggaaaaacCAAATAAAATGCAGGGATGCAGGTACATATGAcaaagatgatgtggtataattgacaatgagacaactctctacaagagacaaaatgacacagaaatcaaaaTCTATGTGTCACTGTACGGTGAGAAAACTACGGCTTTACTTATGTACAAAATTATGAACggaaaacatatatgtaacacaacaacaaaagacCGCCACTGAACTACAGTCTCCTGATTTGGGACGACttgcacatacagaatatggcggaaTTAAACGCCCAACCTGCCCATGATTCTGGGGGAAAGGTGCTACACAACTACACAAGAACTGTACAAAATACATGTTCAAATCACCCACTGTGATAACTTGCCTAATACAAATGTATCACTGAAATTGGGAGATTGTCAGAACTTAACTTACAAGGATAACAACATAATTCAGGTAGCTGATTTTCTCTTGATCCTATACAACACTCACGGTTTGCGTGACCTTTGTTGTTGAATGTCTATAATGCACTAAGGTATGCATGGGGTTCCCTAATTTCTGTATcactgataaaataaaaaaaaaattaaaaatttaacaacTTTGAGGCGCCTCGAGCTCTCTGGATTAACATTCATCTGGAACTATCAAAACCGAAGACAAGGATTAATTAGTGCCAAAACATATGAAGAGCTTCGAGAAGAAAATGACCTGAATGCAATAACCAAATCCACCTTAGCATTACTTTGCTGcatgctcttgaataccgaataagttgggaaatgtatatcgtATGTGCAGTtcaagttggtatattgctactaaggtgggagAAAATTGATACTTTCAAAAATAACATCGTTTCATTTGTTATAGATTATAGCACTGATATGACCGTGTTTGTCCAactcgaggtataagtctaaaaattagGCGGGGGAaaccgtgtctgttgtttcttttattttcagtTCAAGAGATAAAACCCAATCCGAAAATTTTGGATGGTAAATGGAAAAAACAACATCAATAGATCTGAATGTAAAATgcaataacctggcttctttggtCTTCTTGTTTTGAATAATGCATGAAGAAACTCCGATTCTTATGAAAACATGAAGGAGTCGACAAGGAAAGGCGCATAGTCCCGACTTTATGAAGACAGTTAAAAAGAAAAAGTTGTCAATATGACAATATTTTAAAGTATATCACATTATAGCCTATATGACAGTTATACAAATGATTTCAGTTTAAATTAATCATCATTATTGCAATTTACGAATCTTGAACTATTGCCTTCAtacaacaaacattttttttcctttttgtgtcGTCAGCATTTTTACAGGAATGTATGTTATGTCCATTTATGATGTAATTTATTACATGACTGGCAACAACAAAGTATTGTTCTACAAATTGAAGATTCATTCCCgataatctgaaaaaaaatcaagaaacaaTGCTTATCATCTAATAAAATAAAGCAAACATATCGGTTTAACGATTTTATGAAGCATTTTGAAAACAACagcttcctgtttaccgaacacttgtatcattttacacatgatagccaagtacacatttttctcaggaattaaaatacaaggatttctgaaatttggtttgaggatttataagtcagctatagtGTGTGGTGCGTTTTCATCACTTAACAATTCCCTGTGTACCATATACTTTAAGCGGGCATGGGTATCATTAGTGAGAAGTAGCTCACAGATTCAATTCTTTTAATAGCACTAGTATAATCAACTGAAATGAGCAGACAAACAGTTATGATAAGAATAGATAGAATTAATTAGAATCCGTCTCCTCGTTTTACAGAATAGTCATTAAGTAATGGCTGTACCAACCAAACCGTATCCCATTCCACAACAAGTAACTTCAACAACTATAGAGATCATGATCAAAGATATAAACTCCCATCTTTTAAGATTTAGTGTCACTAACAATCGTTCTTTCAATCAACCACACGACTATAGAACGACTTACCAGCTGTGGAAGTTACAATATAATCAGTAGACGCCTCTAAGAACGGCCTCCCAACAACATTCATATGAacgtataaatatattttgattgtaCATACATCACTGCGTCTTAGGCGTAATGGAGGTTACATAACAGTTACATCATACACAATTGAGCGTGAAAACGTTTTGTACCCTGCAAATATAATAATATCATTTATAAGTTGTTGCGCATATAAACATTTCATACAGCCAACCCTTGTTATGAGTGGTTATGCGGGGTCACAACATCATTGTCCTGTGTGACTCGGTTTGCATAaaaaattaaggaataacagtactatagttgaagagttgccaccgtcaattgtagatttgacggtcgcaaatgcagttttactggcgacgcgtagcggagacagtaaaacggagatttgcaaccgtcaaatcaaaattgacggtggcaactcttcaactacagtactgttattccaattctaatgcatttcaaaaagaaataatacgataaaacttggaaaaatgtctgaatttgacaaataaaaataagtccgcgaaacttcatgaatgattttggcgcaaagaTGTCATGGGTAAACGTGACGTCagacaaatgaaaacttacaaactggaggttattacgttacctatatgcttcaaattcggataaaataactttaaaacggcgaattcgaggtaggtgttgttttgtgGTGGATTATATAATAgaaatcgaacatttgttgattcactcatttcaaaatggttgtccctccttagttacgcctggtcaactgtggatttgacggcaactgttagccaatgaaaaaaattgttacatacaaattgcattagaatgtcATATTTATGATCTTTCTGATGTAAAGGTAACAGTTATCATAGTCATttcacattttccaaacctgTCATATCGTTATATTGCTGATGTCTTGATTATTGTGTGGTTTGTggtttaaaataaatgtaatagtAACCGAAGGTACcagaattttaatttaatacgccagacgcgcgtttcgtctacataagactcgtcagtgacgctcaaatcaaaacagttaaaaagccaaacaagtacaaagcatTGAGGACCTAGAACTGTTCGGTTTCTTTAGTGGAACATCATATATCTTTGACGTAGACTTTTCAGTCATTTAAACCTGAAGTCAATCTTTCGAGACGTTATAAAACGCACATTACAACCCATGAATGTTGATCTTGATGTTTCCTAACAGTTTTATTTTTAACTGTAGAAAATGCATTATGATGAGGACTTGTGTAAGAGATAAATAGTTACCGGTAAAAGGTGTCAAGACGGACAATTATTAACCGTACATAAAGTCAATAGTTACAAAATCTACTAGTATATTAAGTCGCATGTAAGTAATGTATGTCCCCATTCTAATATTCCTAGGAATTTATTTCCATGTCATCAATAGTCCTAGGTAGAAATGTCCATGTTCTTTATTTGGAAAATGTTTCataaatgaaatgattttgatGGAAgcaatgaaatgtttttaaattatttaacagTTGTGTGCATAAATGtttcactattttttttagatgttttatttcaTTAGTTAAACGGACTGTTGTCTTCAAAAAATGATATCAAAGACTTTAAggatttaattaattaaaaattttcCTTTCTTAGTTTTAGAattgattaatttgaaagaatgtctccagaaataaaaattttaagagACCATTTTCCAAAAACAAACGAGAATTGGGATATTAAACTTTCCCAAGGAACCTAAGAGCAAGACATGTTTTACTAGCTCGAGGGATCTACATTCCAAGTCAAATAATGGTCACGGAATTGATTACCTAGGACGACAAGTCTAGCGGACAAATTTTACTGCCTAACTGAATTCACTGTTACACTTACGTCTATCGCACAAATTGTGATGAAAAGATAAGACGATCTAAGAATGACATACTTGTCTTGTTATGATAACCCCTTTGTCCAATGACAAAGATTAATTTTATTCTAATCAATTTATTGCGACTTTGACTTGTTTATTTCAGACcgattttacatttacatttctCAAAAATGTCCTGTCGAATGTCTTTTGTAGTTTTTCTGCTGTTCACGTTGTTTGTTACTTATTCCAATGCGTCGTTTGAGGAACTGGAGACCCGGATGAATAGAAAATTTCTAGACATGGAAAGGCTATTGCGGGACCAGAATAAACGTATCCAAAAACTGGAACATACCGTGGCCAGTCAGAAAATGGAAATAATTGAACTAAATAGTGAATTGGCTAACGTTAAAATGCagaattcggacaaaatagaatTGAAAGGTTTCCGTGAACAGTTGAACAGAAAAGTAGATCATAAAGTGCATAACAATCTAGTTCATCTTGTCAAAAGTAAGTAAAATTTAATAACAGCTATCATTAAGTCTGCTCTCTAAAATACTACCAATAGATAGGCAACCGATACAAAATGAACTTTCAAACTCACTGACAATgacatggcaaaaacaaaaaaaccagcAAAAAACAACCAAAGGAacacattacacaacatagaatattgaagactaagcaacacgaatcctacAAAAATATGAGGATGACTTCAGATGTTCCGGAAATGaccacatttggcacccgtcgtgatgcTTGTGATACTATTTAAAGGGTAATAAGTCGAATTTCGTAGGTCACTATCAAGACCAAGATGACCTTAATGTGATAATATATGCTGTTATCTGTTTGACGGTAAACCAAACTTTTGACGGTGATCGTAAAATGGGAACTTCATTTCTTCGAACTCTTGGAAATCATGCAAGACAGTTGTTAcatattaattttgaatatttcgGTTTAGTTGGTCAATTCGTTTAAGAAACCTGAATTTAAAGTCATACAACTTTACTTGTATTTTTATTACGTTCATGTTTTTACATGCAGTCCTAGCCAACCTAACTAATTCAAATCAACATTATCTCGagaattaaagaaaatatagatGCAACGAAACCTTTTTACATCTTATTCGTTTCGGCTTAAAGACTTAACgattaatatgataaaatattcgTCATTTCACCAATTCTGTGGACATATGTGGACAAGTAGTATAAGTAGTCATCTAAGGGAAAACCATAAGCCTATCAACCGTAACAGGTTTCGAATTATACCGATCGTAACTGTCAATGGTCGATGGTCCACTCCATGTATTATGGTACCTCCACAAATTCCCGCCATGATGTAGTCAAGTGTACTGAATGTGGCAttaaataccaacaatcaataaatcaaaaattatTCTGCTTAGTTAGTTTTCATTCTAAAGAAACAAAGTCTCACATTAAGAATAAGACGCAATGTAACCTCTGTACATCCACCACTGTTCGGACTAAAGACGTGATTAATATAATCAAATATTCGTCTTTGACTCATTTATTTGATAACACAACATAGACGTTTTCATAAGACTTTTGActtatttgttttgataattatCGTATGCGTCGTTAAAATaaattatgtgatttttttttagataagcgaCTTCTAGAGGGTATCCAACCTTCTCCGGTCCCTATTCATACCACAGCATTCTACGCATACATGAATCAGACCTTAACAACGCTGGACCAAAACCGTATTCTAATTTTTGATACCGTTAAAACAAACA
The window above is part of the Mytilus edulis chromosome 6, xbMytEdul2.2, whole genome shotgun sequence genome. Proteins encoded here:
- the LOC139526804 gene encoding complement C1q tumor necrosis factor-related protein 4-like — encoded protein: MSCRMSFVVFLLFTLFVTYSNASFEELETRMNRKFLDMERLLRDQNKRIQKLEHTVASQKMEIIELNSELANVKMQNSDKIELKGFREQLNRKVDHKVHNNLVHLVKNKRLLEGIQPSPVPIHTTAFYAYMNQTLTTLDQNRILIFDTVKTNINGGYSPYTGIFRVPVDGVYGFTFSVRENPTSYGSYEIIKNAEAVGSAIGISEGTNIQEQVIGTVIILASQGDDIFVRTHSSIQHHGAILSNTHGRTMFAGWFISH